The Snodgrassella alvi wkB2 genome window below encodes:
- the murJ gene encoding murein biosynthesis integral membrane protein MurJ — protein MNLLRTLAKVSSMTMLSRVLGFIRDTIIARSFGAGMATDAFFVAFKLPNLLRRIFAEGAFSQAFVPILAEYRETRSPEATQAFVQHVAGLLSFVLIIVTAIGILAAPVVIYISAPGFQQDADKFALSVQLLRITFPYIFLISLSSLVGSILNTYHQFIVPAFTPTFLNISFIVFALWLAPYFHPPVLALAWAVFVGGLLQLLYQLPYLFKLGFLTMPRLNFKDKAVNRVLRQMAPAILGVSVAQISLVINTIFASYLQSGSVSWMYYADRLMELPTGVLGVALGTILLPTLSKHSATNDIASFSALLDWGLRLCMLLTLPAAVGMAVLSFPLVATLFMYRQFNEYDAIMTQGALIAYAVGLIGLILIKVLAPGFYARQNIKTPVKIAIFTLCMTQLMNLLFVWKLHHVGLALAISLGACINAGLLFTLLRRQKLYTPSPGWLRFLLRLTVALVVMGLGLWLLQRWLPFNWHSSGLAKVGQLSILIVTGIILYFGSLFALGFRVRDFRRAEAE, from the coding sequence ATGAATTTACTGCGTACTCTGGCTAAAGTCAGCAGCATGACTATGCTGTCGCGTGTTCTTGGTTTCATCCGTGATACCATTATTGCCCGCAGTTTTGGTGCGGGAATGGCTACTGATGCTTTTTTTGTGGCATTTAAACTGCCTAATCTGTTACGGCGTATTTTTGCAGAAGGCGCATTTTCACAGGCTTTTGTACCGATATTGGCTGAGTACAGGGAAACACGATCACCAGAAGCTACCCAGGCTTTTGTGCAGCATGTGGCCGGACTGCTTTCATTTGTTCTGATTATTGTAACGGCGATCGGAATTTTGGCCGCACCTGTCGTGATTTATATTTCTGCTCCCGGTTTTCAGCAGGATGCCGATAAATTTGCTCTGTCGGTACAACTGTTACGGATTACTTTTCCATATATTTTTCTGATATCGTTGTCTTCATTGGTTGGCAGTATTCTGAATACTTATCATCAGTTTATTGTTCCTGCCTTTACGCCGACTTTTCTGAATATCTCCTTTATCGTATTTGCTCTGTGGCTGGCACCTTACTTTCATCCTCCAGTTCTGGCGCTGGCATGGGCAGTATTTGTAGGTGGATTATTACAGTTGCTGTATCAGCTGCCTTATTTATTTAAACTGGGTTTTCTGACTATGCCCAGACTCAATTTTAAGGACAAAGCAGTTAACCGGGTACTCAGACAAATGGCACCGGCTATTCTGGGGGTATCGGTAGCGCAAATATCGCTGGTGATAAACACGATTTTTGCTTCTTATTTGCAATCCGGTTCAGTATCCTGGATGTATTATGCTGACCGTCTGATGGAATTACCGACTGGTGTGCTTGGTGTGGCACTGGGAACCATTCTTTTGCCTACTTTGTCTAAACACTCAGCTACTAATGATATAGCAAGTTTTTCTGCATTGCTGGACTGGGGATTACGCCTGTGCATGCTGTTAACTTTACCGGCTGCTGTGGGTATGGCTGTGCTGTCATTTCCTCTGGTGGCAACTTTATTTATGTACCGGCAGTTTAATGAGTATGATGCAATAATGACTCAGGGCGCGCTTATTGCTTATGCTGTTGGTTTGATTGGTCTGATTCTGATTAAAGTACTTGCACCGGGATTTTATGCGCGCCAGAACATTAAAACGCCGGTAAAAATTGCTATTTTTACTTTATGTATGACTCAGCTGATGAATTTGCTGTTTGTCTGGAAGCTGCATCATGTCGGGCTGGCTCTGGCTATCAGTCTTGGCGCATGTATTAATGCCGGATTACTGTTTACTCTGTTACGGCGACAGAAATTGTATACCCCCAGCCCCGGCTGGCTGCGTTTTCTATTGCGTCTGACCGTGGCTCTTGTTGTTATGGGTCTGGGGTTATGGTTATTACAGCGTTGGCTGCCGTTTAACTGGCACAGTAGCGGGTTGGCAAAAGTAGGGCAATTAAGTATTTTGATTGTTACCGGTATTATTTTATATTTCGGATCACTATTTGCTCTGGGGTTCCGCGTACGCGATTTCCGGCGGGCTGAAGCAGAATAG
- a CDS encoding chorismate mutase, with translation MAYNQIYKPEDCHGINDIRTEIDHIDYAVIQLLSARFEYVKAASKFKMNAKDVQANERFNSMLEKRKQWADEQGLNGNVIKSLFCELVKYFIAEELKEFEHK, from the coding sequence ATGGCATATAATCAAATATATAAACCTGAGGACTGCCACGGCATAAATGACATTCGTACAGAAATAGATCATATTGATTATGCGGTAATTCAGTTACTTTCCGCCCGCTTTGAATATGTCAAAGCGGCCAGTAAATTTAAAATGAATGCTAAAGACGTACAAGCGAATGAACGTTTTAACAGCATGCTTGAAAAACGCAAACAATGGGCGGATGAGCAGGGACTGAACGGAAATGTAATCAAGTCCCTGTTTTGCGAACTGGTGAAATATTTTATTGCAGAAGAATTAAAAGAATTTGAACACAAATAA
- a CDS encoding NADH-quinone oxidoreductase subunit A — protein MLANYFPILIFVLVGFAAGVLFISLGLLLGPNRPYKMKQEPFECGFEAFENARMKFDVRYYLVAILFILFDLEVAFMVPWAVVFKELGAYGFWSMMVFLLILVIGFIYEWKKGALEWE, from the coding sequence ATGTTGGCGAATTATTTCCCCATATTAATATTTGTTCTGGTTGGCTTTGCCGCTGGTGTTCTGTTTATCTCTCTCGGTTTATTGCTAGGACCGAACCGGCCATACAAAATGAAACAGGAACCGTTTGAGTGCGGTTTCGAAGCTTTTGAAAATGCACGAATGAAATTCGACGTGCGTTACTATCTGGTAGCCATTTTATTCATCCTGTTTGACCTTGAAGTTGCCTTTATGGTGCCCTGGGCAGTTGTCTTTAAAGAGCTGGGCGCATACGGATTCTGGTCAATGATGGTGTTTTTGCTGATTCTGGTTATCGGCTTTATTTATGAATGGAAAAAAGGCGCTCTGGAATGGGAATAG
- a CDS encoding NuoB/complex I 20 kDa subunit family protein, whose product MGIEGVLKKGFVTTTADTVLNYVRTGSLWPATFGLACCAVEMMQAGAARYDLDRFGIIFRPSPRQADLMIVAGTLCNKMAPALRRVYDQMAEPRWVLSMGSCANGGGYYHYSYSVVRGCDRIVPVDVYVPGCPPTAEALVYGLLQLQLKIKRTATIARV is encoded by the coding sequence ATGGGAATAGAAGGCGTTTTAAAAAAAGGATTTGTCACAACTACTGCCGATACCGTACTCAATTATGTGCGTACCGGTTCGTTGTGGCCGGCTACTTTTGGTCTGGCCTGTTGTGCCGTAGAGATGATGCAAGCTGGTGCTGCCCGTTATGACCTTGACCGCTTTGGTATTATTTTCCGCCCATCACCGCGTCAGGCCGATCTGATGATTGTCGCCGGTACGCTGTGCAATAAAATGGCTCCCGCTTTGCGGCGTGTTTATGACCAGATGGCCGAACCGCGCTGGGTACTGTCTATGGGTTCCTGTGCCAATGGCGGCGGTTATTATCATTACTCTTATTCTGTGGTTCGCGGCTGTGACCGGATTGTACCGGTTGACGTATATGTACCGGGCTGTCCGCCAACTGCTGAAGCGCTGGTATACGGACTATTGCAATTGCAGCTGAAAATTAAACGTACCGCCACTATCGCGCGTGTATGA
- a CDS encoding NADH-quinone oxidoreductase subunit C, producing MADLAILKAVCEATFGDKVRYCLDRGELTLDCAAADYHRLMQTLRDHNELKFETLIDLCGVDYQSYKNEPWEGKRFAVVSHLLSVANNWRVRVRVWAEAEDFPTVDSVVDIYNGANWYEREAFDMFGILFNNHPDLRRILTDYGFVGHPFRKDFPVSGYVEMRYDEAEGRVIYQPVTIEPREITPRVVREEQYGV from the coding sequence ATGGCAGATTTGGCAATACTGAAAGCCGTGTGCGAAGCCACTTTCGGCGATAAGGTACGTTACTGTCTTGACCGTGGTGAGCTGACACTGGATTGTGCAGCAGCTGATTATCATCGGCTTATGCAAACGCTGCGTGACCACAATGAATTGAAATTTGAAACACTGATTGATCTGTGCGGAGTCGATTACCAGAGCTATAAAAATGAGCCATGGGAAGGCAAGCGTTTTGCTGTAGTCAGTCATCTGCTGTCAGTAGCCAATAACTGGCGTGTGCGTGTGCGTGTCTGGGCTGAGGCTGAAGATTTTCCTACAGTAGATTCTGTTGTTGATATCTATAACGGTGCCAACTGGTATGAGCGTGAAGCATTCGATATGTTTGGCATCCTGTTTAACAACCATCCTGATTTGCGCCGTATTCTGACTGATTACGGCTTTGTCGGTCATCCGTTTCGCAAAGATTTCCCTGTTTCCGGCTATGTTGAAATGCGTTATGACGAGGCCGAAGGCCGCGTAATTTATCAGCCGGTAACGATTGAACCGCGTGAAATTACACCGCGCGTGGTGAGAGAGGAGCAGTACGGTGTCTAA
- a CDS encoding NADH-quinone oxidoreductase subunit D: protein MSKLRNYTINFGPQHPAAHGVLRLILEMDGENIVRADPHIGLLHRGTEKLAESRTYLQALPYMDRLDYVSMMCNEQAYCLSVERLLNIEVPVRAQYIRVMFAEITRILNHLMGVGSHALDIGAMTVFLYAFREREDLMDIYEAVSGARMHAAYFRPGGVYRDLPDFMPKYESSKYRNAKVLQKLNASREGTLLDFIEDFTNRFPACVDEYENLLTDNRIWKQRTVGIGVVSPERALQKGFTGVMLRGSGIEWDVRKKQPYDAYAQVDFDIPVGINGDCYDRYLCRIHEMRQANRIIRQCVDWLKANPGPVIIDDHTVAPPHRTAMKDGMEELIHHFKLFTEGMHVPEGEVYVPTEHPKGEFGVYLISDGANKPYRMKIRAPGFAHLQGMDEMARGHMLADVVAIIGTQDIVFGEVDR, encoded by the coding sequence GTGTCTAAGTTACGCAATTACACCATTAACTTCGGGCCGCAGCATCCGGCAGCACACGGCGTATTGCGCCTGATTCTGGAAATGGACGGTGAAAATATCGTTCGTGCCGATCCGCATATCGGTCTGTTGCACCGCGGCACAGAAAAACTGGCTGAATCACGCACCTATTTGCAGGCATTGCCATATATGGATCGGCTGGATTACGTATCCATGATGTGTAATGAGCAGGCATACTGCCTGTCAGTGGAGCGCCTGCTGAATATCGAAGTGCCGGTTCGCGCTCAGTATATCCGTGTGATGTTTGCTGAAATTACCCGTATTCTTAATCATTTGATGGGTGTCGGTTCTCATGCGCTGGATATTGGTGCCATGACGGTATTTCTCTATGCTTTCCGCGAGCGGGAAGACCTGATGGATATCTATGAGGCGGTATCAGGTGCGCGCATGCATGCGGCTTATTTCCGCCCGGGTGGTGTATACCGGGATTTACCGGATTTCATGCCTAAATACGAATCCAGTAAATACCGTAATGCCAAAGTTCTGCAAAAACTGAATGCCAGTCGTGAAGGTACTTTGCTGGACTTCATTGAAGACTTTACCAACCGCTTTCCCGCCTGTGTGGATGAATATGAAAATCTGCTCACGGATAACCGTATCTGGAAGCAGCGTACAGTCGGTATCGGTGTAGTATCCCCGGAGCGTGCTCTGCAAAAAGGATTTACCGGTGTGATGCTGCGCGGTTCCGGTATTGAGTGGGATGTACGTAAGAAACAGCCTTATGATGCTTATGCTCAGGTAGATTTTGATATTCCGGTAGGGATTAATGGTGACTGCTATGACCGTTATCTGTGCCGTATTCATGAAATGCGTCAGGCCAACCGTATTATCCGTCAGTGTGTTGACTGGCTTAAAGCCAATCCCGGTCCGGTAATTATTGATGACCATACTGTGGCTCCGCCGCACCGTACCGCCATGAAAGACGGTATGGAAGAATTAATCCATCACTTTAAGCTGTTTACCGAAGGTATGCATGTACCTGAGGGTGAAGTTTATGTGCCCACCGAGCATCCTAAAGGCGAGTTCGGAGTATATCTGATTTCTGATGGTGCCAATAAACCTTACCGGATGAAGATTCGTGCTCCGGGGTTTGCTCATTTGCAAGGGATGGATGAAATGGCACGTGGTCACATGCTGGCTGATGTGGTGGCTATTATTGGTACACAGGATATCGTATTCGGGGAGGTGGATAGATAA
- the nuoE gene encoding NADH-quinone oxidoreductase subunit NuoE, giving the protein MLSPNSLKQIDIELAKYPADQRRSAIMSALRIAQTELGWLQPETIEEVADYIGIPPAQALEVATFYNMYNLKPVGKYKLTVCTNLPCALRGGVNAGEYLQKRLGIRYGETTADGKYTLVEGECMGACGDAPVILVNNHKMCSFMSEEAIEAKLAELN; this is encoded by the coding sequence ATGTTGTCCCCTAACAGCTTAAAACAGATTGATATAGAACTGGCAAAATATCCGGCTGATCAGCGCCGTAGTGCCATTATGTCTGCCTTGCGTATTGCGCAGACCGAGCTGGGCTGGCTTCAGCCGGAAACTATTGAAGAAGTGGCTGATTACATTGGTATTCCGCCGGCGCAGGCGTTAGAAGTTGCTACTTTTTATAATATGTATAACCTGAAACCGGTAGGTAAATATAAACTTACTGTGTGTACAAATCTGCCCTGCGCTCTGCGTGGCGGAGTAAATGCAGGTGAGTATCTGCAAAAACGTCTGGGTATCCGCTATGGTGAAACCACAGCCGATGGTAAATATACTCTGGTTGAAGGCGAATGTATGGGTGCCTGTGGCGATGCGCCGGTAATATTAGTCAATAATCATAAAATGTGTAGCTTTATGAGCGAAGAAGCCATTGAAGCAAAACTGGCGGAGTTGAACTAA
- the nuoF gene encoding NADH-quinone oxidoreductase subunit NuoF, protein MAMYQNGVIFDQVDTSDPNCWTLEAYIARGGYQALKKIISENVSQDDVIAELKTSGLRGRGGAGFPTGLKWSFMPRSFPGTKYIVCNTDEGEPGTFKDRDIIDYNPHALIEGMIIGGYAMGAAVGYNYIHGEIFESYLRFETALQQAREAGLLGQNILGSNFSFELHAHHGYGAYICGEETALLESLEGKKGQPRFKPPFPASYGLYGKPTTVNNTETFSSVPFIIRDGGQLFADKGIPNNGGTKLFSVSGHVERPGNYEIPLGTPFKDLLEMCGGMRNGKKLKAVIPGGSSAPVLPADIMMELTMDYDAIAKAGSMLGSGAVIVMDEDVCMVRALERLSYFYFEESCGQCTPCREGTGWLYRIIHRITSGKGRPEDLDLLESLGSNISGRTICALADAAVMPIQGFMKHFRPEFEHYIEHGKPMKEHRWC, encoded by the coding sequence ATGGCAATGTACCAGAATGGCGTGATTTTTGATCAGGTTGATACTTCAGACCCTAATTGCTGGACACTGGAAGCTTATATTGCCCGCGGCGGATATCAGGCATTGAAAAAAATTATCAGCGAAAATGTATCGCAGGATGATGTAATTGCCGAGCTTAAAACTTCCGGTCTGCGCGGTCGTGGCGGTGCCGGTTTTCCTACCGGGCTGAAATGGAGCTTTATGCCCCGTTCTTTTCCGGGTACCAAATATATCGTGTGTAATACGGATGAGGGTGAACCGGGTACATTCAAAGACCGCGATATCATCGACTACAATCCGCATGCCCTGATTGAAGGCATGATTATCGGCGGCTACGCTATGGGTGCTGCTGTCGGCTATAACTATATACACGGCGAAATCTTCGAGAGTTATCTGCGTTTTGAAACGGCTTTACAGCAGGCGCGCGAAGCAGGATTACTCGGACAAAATATTCTGGGCAGTAATTTCAGCTTTGAGTTGCATGCTCATCATGGTTATGGTGCCTATATCTGTGGTGAAGAAACTGCTCTGTTAGAGTCTCTGGAAGGTAAAAAAGGACAACCGCGTTTCAAACCGCCGTTTCCGGCTTCATATGGTTTATATGGTAAGCCGACAACAGTTAACAATACTGAAACTTTTTCTTCTGTACCGTTCATTATCCGCGACGGCGGCCAGCTGTTTGCTGATAAAGGTATTCCTAATAATGGTGGTACCAAGCTCTTTTCAGTATCCGGTCACGTAGAACGCCCGGGTAACTACGAAATTCCGCTGGGGACGCCGTTTAAGGATTTGCTGGAAATGTGTGGTGGCATGCGAAATGGCAAAAAACTTAAGGCGGTTATTCCCGGAGGTTCTTCTGCACCGGTATTACCGGCAGACATTATGATGGAACTGACCATGGATTATGATGCCATAGCCAAGGCAGGTTCTATGCTGGGTTCCGGTGCGGTCATTGTCATGGATGAAGATGTATGCATGGTCAGAGCACTGGAACGACTGAGCTATTTCTATTTTGAAGAATCATGCGGGCAATGTACGCCGTGCCGTGAAGGAACCGGCTGGCTGTATCGCATTATTCACCGTATTACTTCCGGCAAAGGCCGGCCGGAGGATCTGGATTTGCTGGAATCACTGGGTAGTAATATTTCGGGACGTACCATCTGTGCACTGGCAGATGCGGCTGTTATGCCGATACAGGGCTTTATGAAACATTTCCGCCCCGAATTTGAGCACTACATCGAACACGGCAAACCCATGAAAGAACATCGCTGGTGCTAA
- the nuoG gene encoding NADH-quinone oxidoreductase subunit NuoG, whose product MLQIQIDGKQLSVEQGSTVIEAAHKAGTFIPHFCYHKKLSIAANCRMCLVEVEKSRKPLPACATPVTDGMVVKTNSPMTKDAQKGVMEFLLINHPLDCPICDQGGECLLQDLSMGYGKGASRYTEAKHAVAGKEMGPLVSAAEMSRCIHCTRCIRFTEEIAGKQELAMMNRGECSEITPFNGKTLETELSGNVIDLCPVGALTSKPFRYDSRSWELSRRKSVSAHDALGSNLIVQTKDHTVRRVLPLENEAINECWLSDRDRFAYAGLYQQRLTQPQIKQDNQWHTVDWQTALDYVAKGLHGVSHDFGTDAIGMWVNPANTVEEMYLTRKLANALGINAVDSRLRQLDERFGAATKGAQWLGQSIEQLAENEVILLVGARLRQEQPLLTARIRQAAKNGTKVAVVAAADEELFMPLLAQLSLHPYQWIDWLSDALNSEVGQALLKAEKASIILGADVLNHPDAAAVYAAAQDLAEATDSILGVLPQAANSIGAEIVGVAAGKAENTIAAQIKQPKQAVMLLNVEPDMDVANGAAAIAALKQAQTVMAFTAYDSDVLREVADVLLPITPFTETSGSFISMEGRLQSFHGVVQAYREARPLWKVLRVLGNVLELPGFEYENTQQILADAVTRDLIPALLNNRIQPVATSDPDISLVRVGGVSLYATDAIVRRSEPLQSTVHAAVPAARANSMTLARFGLINGDTAQAKQGNSTVSITITTDDNLPENVLFLPLHQSNWQLGALLTTVELSKG is encoded by the coding sequence ATGTTACAAATTCAAATTGACGGTAAACAACTTTCTGTCGAGCAGGGCAGTACGGTGATAGAAGCCGCCCATAAGGCCGGTACATTCATTCCGCACTTTTGCTATCACAAAAAATTGTCCATCGCCGCCAACTGTCGTATGTGTCTGGTTGAGGTGGAAAAATCGCGCAAGCCATTACCTGCCTGTGCTACGCCGGTCACCGATGGTATGGTTGTTAAAACCAATTCGCCCATGACTAAAGATGCCCAGAAAGGGGTAATGGAATTCCTGCTGATTAACCATCCGCTGGACTGTCCTATTTGTGATCAGGGTGGTGAATGCCTGTTGCAGGACTTGTCAATGGGTTATGGTAAAGGTGCCAGCCGTTATACTGAGGCCAAACATGCTGTGGCCGGTAAAGAAATGGGGCCGCTGGTTTCTGCTGCTGAAATGAGCCGCTGTATTCACTGTACCCGTTGTATCCGCTTTACTGAAGAAATTGCCGGTAAGCAGGAGCTGGCCATGATGAATCGTGGTGAATGCTCTGAAATTACACCTTTTAACGGTAAAACACTGGAAACCGAATTGTCTGGCAACGTGATTGATTTGTGTCCGGTGGGCGCACTAACCAGCAAACCATTTCGTTATGACAGCCGTTCATGGGAATTAAGCCGGCGTAAATCTGTGTCTGCTCACGATGCACTGGGCAGTAATCTGATAGTGCAAACTAAAGACCATACCGTGCGCCGGGTACTGCCACTGGAAAACGAAGCCATCAATGAGTGCTGGCTCAGTGACCGTGACCGTTTTGCCTATGCAGGTTTGTATCAGCAGCGTTTAACTCAGCCGCAAATTAAACAGGACAACCAGTGGCATACAGTTGACTGGCAAACTGCGCTGGATTATGTGGCTAAAGGTTTGCACGGTGTCAGCCATGATTTCGGTACCGATGCAATTGGTATGTGGGTCAATCCGGCCAATACTGTTGAAGAAATGTACCTGACCCGTAAACTGGCTAATGCGCTGGGCATAAATGCCGTTGACAGTCGCCTGCGTCAGCTTGATGAACGTTTTGGTGCCGCTACTAAAGGCGCTCAGTGGCTGGGACAGAGTATTGAACAGCTGGCAGAAAATGAGGTGATTTTGCTGGTTGGCGCACGCTTACGGCAGGAACAGCCCTTATTAACAGCCCGTATCCGTCAGGCGGCTAAAAACGGAACTAAAGTAGCAGTGGTGGCTGCTGCTGATGAAGAACTGTTCATGCCGTTACTGGCACAGCTTAGCCTGCATCCTTATCAATGGATTGACTGGCTTAGTGATGCGCTTAACAGCGAAGTAGGTCAGGCCTTATTAAAAGCTGAAAAAGCCAGCATTATTCTGGGTGCGGATGTTTTGAACCATCCGGATGCAGCAGCAGTTTATGCAGCCGCACAGGATCTGGCTGAAGCTACCGACAGTATACTGGGCGTATTGCCGCAGGCGGCCAATAGTATTGGTGCTGAAATCGTAGGCGTGGCTGCCGGTAAAGCAGAAAATACCATTGCTGCACAAATTAAGCAGCCTAAACAGGCAGTAATGCTGCTCAATGTTGAACCGGATATGGATGTAGCCAACGGAGCTGCGGCCATTGCAGCCCTGAAACAGGCTCAGACAGTAATGGCATTCACTGCTTACGATAGCGACGTATTGCGTGAAGTTGCAGACGTATTATTGCCAATTACGCCATTTACAGAAACCTCAGGCAGTTTTATCAGCATGGAAGGGCGATTACAGTCTTTTCATGGTGTTGTACAGGCCTACAGAGAAGCCAGACCTTTATGGAAGGTATTACGTGTACTGGGTAATGTACTGGAATTACCGGGCTTTGAATATGAAAATACCCAGCAGATTCTGGCTGATGCGGTTACCAGAGATCTGATACCGGCTTTGCTGAACAATCGTATTCAACCAGTCGCTACCAGTGATCCCGATATCAGTCTGGTACGTGTTGGCGGCGTTAGTCTGTATGCAACTGATGCGATTGTGCGCCGTTCCGAACCCTTACAGAGTACAGTTCATGCCGCAGTTCCGGCTGCACGTGCCAACAGTATGACGCTGGCCCGGTTTGGTTTGATTAATGGCGATACTGCACAGGCTAAACAAGGCAATAGTACCGTATCGATTACCATCACTACGGATGATAACTTGCCGGAAAATGTACTGTTTTTGCCATTACATCAGAGTAACTGGCAATTAGGTGCTTTATTGACCACTGTTGAATTGAGTAAAGGATAA
- the nuoH gene encoding NADH-quinone oxidoreductase subunit NuoH, whose product MQAWFQQLLGNDFGLLVSVIVKIVIIMLPLIITVAYLTYFERKVIGYMQLRVGPNVTGPYGLIQPFADVLKLLFKEVTRPSQANKALFYIGPMMSLMPAFAAWAVIPFSETWFLTRINAGLLYILMITSLSVYGVIIAGWASNSKYAFLGAMRASAQTISYEIAMGFALIGVIMVSGSMDFHDIVMSQAKGYAGGSIFSWNWLPLFPLFVVYLISAVAETNRAPFDVAEGESEIVAGFHVEYSGFAFALFFLAEYIFMILVAALTALLFFGGWLSPFPQSWGFIGTPSVLWMFLKMALVLYFYLWIRATFPRYRYDQIMRLGWKVLIPVTIVAVIVLGLWMISPLNLWH is encoded by the coding sequence ATGCAAGCGTGGTTTCAACAATTACTGGGCAACGACTTCGGTTTACTGGTGTCTGTCATCGTCAAGATTGTCATCATCATGCTGCCGCTGATTATTACCGTAGCCTATCTGACTTATTTCGAACGTAAAGTTATCGGTTATATGCAGCTGCGGGTTGGTCCGAACGTTACCGGACCGTATGGCTTAATCCAGCCGTTTGCCGATGTATTAAAACTGCTGTTCAAGGAAGTTACCCGTCCGTCACAGGCTAATAAGGCACTGTTCTATATCGGACCGATGATGTCACTGATGCCGGCTTTTGCTGCCTGGGCAGTTATCCCGTTCAGTGAAACATGGTTTCTTACCCGAATTAATGCCGGTTTACTTTATATTCTGATGATTACTTCACTGTCTGTTTATGGTGTCATCATTGCTGGCTGGGCTTCCAATTCTAAATATGCTTTTCTCGGTGCCATGCGAGCTTCTGCGCAAACTATTTCCTATGAGATTGCCATGGGATTTGCGCTGATTGGTGTGATTATGGTTTCCGGAAGTATGGATTTTCATGACATTGTGATGTCTCAGGCAAAAGGTTATGCCGGTGGTTCCATTTTCTCATGGAACTGGCTGCCTTTATTCCCGCTGTTTGTGGTGTATCTGATTTCCGCTGTGGCCGAAACCAACCGTGCGCCATTTGACGTAGCCGAAGGTGAATCGGAAATTGTTGCCGGTTTCCATGTAGAGTATTCCGGTTTTGCTTTCGCGTTATTCTTTCTGGCCGAATACATTTTCATGATTCTGGTTGCTGCTCTGACGGCTCTGCTGTTCTTTGGTGGCTGGTTATCTCCCTTTCCGCAAAGCTGGGGTTTCATTGGTACCCCGAGTGTATTGTGGATGTTTCTGAAAATGGCACTGGTGTTGTACTTTTATCTGTGGATACGTGCAACATTCCCGCGTTACCGTTATGACCAGATTATGCGTCTGGGCTGGAAAGTACTGATTCCGGTAACCATTGTGGCAGTAATTGTACTGGGTTTGTGGATGATTTCACCCCTGAATTTATGGCATTAA
- the nuoI gene encoding NADH-quinone oxidoreductase subunit NuoI produces MANIIKTFLMTELLSGMKVTLKNFFARKETIYFPEEKTPQSVRFRGLHAQRRYPNGEERCIACKLCEAVCPAMAINIESEKREDGTRRTTRYDIDLTKCIFCGFCEEACPVDAIVETRIFEYHGEKRGDLYFTKPMLLAIGDRYEEDIAKCKAADAPYR; encoded by the coding sequence ATGGCAAATATAATTAAAACCTTTCTGATGACCGAGTTGCTTTCGGGTATGAAAGTAACTCTGAAAAACTTCTTTGCGCGCAAGGAAACCATATATTTTCCTGAAGAAAAAACTCCGCAATCAGTTCGCTTTCGTGGTTTGCATGCACAACGACGTTATCCCAATGGTGAAGAACGCTGTATTGCCTGCAAACTGTGTGAAGCTGTCTGTCCGGCCATGGCAATCAATATAGAATCTGAAAAGCGTGAGGATGGTACACGCCGGACCACACGTTACGATATTGATCTGACTAAATGTATTTTCTGTGGTTTCTGTGAGGAAGCTTGCCCGGTTGATGCTATTGTTGAAACTCGGATTTTCGAATATCACGGTGAAAAACGCGGTGATTTATATTTCACTAAACCCATGTTGCTGGCTATTGGCGATCGCTATGAAGAAGATATCGCTAAATGCAAAGCCGCAGATGCACCATATCGTTAA